Proteins co-encoded in one Arachis hypogaea cultivar Tifrunner chromosome 11, arahy.Tifrunner.gnm2.J5K5, whole genome shotgun sequence genomic window:
- the LOC140176146 gene encoding zinc finger BED domain-containing protein RICESLEEPER 3-like: MAFRMKMKFDKYWKDYSTVLAFGTILDPRLKLKFLRFCYKKLDPSTFELKANKVLEKFKRLYGEYINTFGGSTISQSSNQSPMSPEEGRLTKKRKMVMKEFREFDCETQTSKDKDELEIYLKEGLIHTNEDDLKYDVLNFWKINEDRFPTLSVIARDVLSIPITTVASESAFSIGGRVLTKYRSSTLHEHVQMLICTRSWLRGFVPNHDDDEIGEIHEEEVSTATMHPPQHS, from the exons ATGGCTTTCAGAATGAAGATGAAGTTTGATAAATATTGGAAAGATTATAGCACTGTCTTGGCTTTTGGGACAATTCTTGATCCTCGATTAAAGTTAAAGTTCTTGAggttttgttacaaaaaactagATCCTTCAACCTTTGAATTGAAGGCAAATAAAGTATTGGAGAAATTTAAAAGGTTGTATGGAGAGTACATAAATACTTTTGGTGGTTCAACAATTTCTCAAAGTAGTAATCAATCTCCTATGTCACCTGAAGAAGGAAGGCttacaaagaagagaaaaatggtGATGAag GAGTTCAGAGAATTTGACTGTGAAACCCAAACTTCCAAGGATAAAGATGAATTAGAGATTTATCTAAAAGAAGGTTTGATTCACACCAATGAAGATGATTTGAAGTATGATGTGCTGAATTTTTGGAAGATTAATGAGGATAGGTTTCCCACTCTGTCAGTTATAGCCAGAGATGTTTTAAGTATTCCCATCACTACGGTAGCATCTGAGTCTGCATTCAGTATTGGTGGACGTGTTTTAACAAAATATAGAAGTTCCACTCTTCATGAGCATGTCCAAATGCTTATTTGCACAAGGAGTTGGTTACGTGGATTTGTTCCAAATCATGATG ATGATGAAATTGGTGAAATTCATGAAGAAGAAGTGTCAACAGCAACGATGCATCCCCCTCAACATTCATGA